CGCCGGCCGTGTTGGTGGGGCTCCAGGAGACATCCCGAACGGGACGACCGCCCCCGGATAGAGGTTGCCGCCTCCGGCCGAGCCGATCAGCGGATCGATGTGCCGCGCCCGCGCGGGATCAGACCGTGGTCCGCAGCGGGCCCCCGTGGTAGGCGATCGCGTCCGCTGCGGCGGCCACCAGGTCCACCTCACCCTCCGTCGCGGCCCTGTGCAGGTTCAGCACCAGCCGTTCCCGATCCCCCCAGTCGGCGAACTCGCCCAGGTCGGCCTGGCGGGCCGCCGCCAGCGGGGTGAGCCCCCGCGCCGCCTCCTTCTGCACGAACCGGAAGTAGCGCTCCTGCTCGGCCAGCACGTACGGCAGCGCCCGGGCGTCCACCAGCGGCCCGTGGCCCGGCACGACCAGCTCGGGCGCGAACGCCGCCAGCCAGTCCAGCGCCCGCAGCGAACCCTCCAGCGAGCCGCTGACGGTCAGCGGCGTGACGCCGTTGAAGAGCAGGTCCCCCGCGAACAGCACGCGCTCCTCCGGCAGCCACGCCACGACGTCGCCCGCCGAGTGCGCGACGAACCCGGGATGGCGCAGCTCGACGCGGCGGTCCCCGGTGTGCAGCGTCATCTCCGACCTGAACGTCACCGTCGGTGGCCGCCGCGAGAGGTTGCCCCAGTCGGGCACCGGCTCCCAGAACGGCGGCGCCCCGTCGATGACGATGTCCGCGAGGATGCCCTCGCGCGTGCTCTCGTGCCCGACGACGACCGTGTCCGCGGGCAGCAGGCTGTTGCCGTGCGTGTGGTCGCCGTGCGCGTGGGTGTTCACGGCCACCCGGACGGGCGCGCCGCGCGTGCGGGTGGCCAGCTGCATCAGGAAACGGCGCGTACGCCGCTCGCTGGCGCAGGTGTCGATCACCACGGTGCCGCCGGAGCCGGTGACCGCGCCGGCGTTGTTCACCCACCAGGTCCAGTCCGGCTGGACCCAGGCGTAGACCCCCGGGACGATCTCGTGCAGCACCGCGTCGTCGATCCCACTCATCATGCGTCCGGTCCTTTCTGGAGGGTGTGCCTCGATCATGCGGAGGCGGGGTTCAGTCCCGGTCGAGCCCCGGTAGATCGGTTCTGTGGGGAAATACCTGGAAGTCCCGGAGCGGCGGAGGCACCATGCCTACGGGGGCCGTGGCTCGTTCGCGCACGCGAAGGGAGACACGCATGGAGCTCCGCATTCTCGGCCCGCTGGAGGCGCTCGCGGACGGCACCGCGCTCGACCTCGGCGCCGCCAAGCAACAGGTGATCCTCGGCGTGCTGCTGCTGCACCCCAACCGGGTCGTGTCCGCCGGCCGGCTCGTGGACGAGGTGTGGGGCGAGGCGCCGCCGCCCAGCGCGGCCAAGGTCGTGCAGGGGTACGTCTCCGGGCTGCGCCGCGTCCTGGGCGGGGACGCGATCGTGACCAGGGGGCGCGGTTACCTGGCCGTGGTGCCGCCCGGGGCGCTCGACGCCGAGCGCTTCGAACGGCTCGCCCGGGAGGGGCGGGAGGCCGATCCGGCGGCGGCGGCCGGGCTCTTCCGCCAGGCGCTGTCGTTGTGGCGGGGGGAGGCGCTGGCCGGGCTGGCGTTCAGGTCGTCCGCCGCCGGGGAGGTCGAGCGGCTGACCGAGCAGCGGATCGGGGTTACCGAGGAGCTGATGGAGGCGGAGCTGGCGCTGGGGGGTGGGGCCGCGCTCGTGCCCGGGTTGCGGGAGCTGGTGGCGGCGCATCCGTACAGGGAACGGCCGCGGGCGCAGCTCATGCTCGCGCTCTACCGGTCGGGACGGCAGGCCGAGGCGTTGGCCGTCTACCGCGACACGCGGCGGCTGCTGGCCGCGGAGCTGGGGCTGGAGCCCGGTCCTGAGCTGCGGCGGATGGAACGGCTGGTGCTGGAGCAGGCGGAGGAGCTGGCGCCGGAGCGCCCGTCCGAGCGGGGGCATCCGTCCGTTTCCGGGTTGGTTTCACGGGAAACCGGCGCGCCGGAATCGCCCCCTGGCACCAGGCGGCTCGTCACCGTCCTGGCCGCCACCGCCGCCAGCACCGCCGCCCTGGACCCCGAGCTGCTTCACCACGTGCTGGACACGCACGCCCGCACCTGCGCCGACGTGGTCACCCGGCACGGCGGCAGCGTGCAACGGCCGCCGGGCCGGCCGATGGCGGGCGTGTTCGGGCTGCGCGAGGTGCGCGAGGACGACGCCCCGCGCGCCGTGCGCGCCGCCGTCGAGCTGCGGGACGCGCTCCAGGAGTGGCAGGCGGACGTCCGCCGCGACCACGGCGTCACGCTGCCGGTACGGCTCGGCGTCGAGTCGGGCGAGGCGTACGTGCCGGACGGCTCCCCGGCCACCGGGCACGTGTTCGACGCCGCGAGCCTGCTGCAGCAGGCCGCCCCCGACGGCGGCATCCTGCTCGGCGACCGCACCCGTGCCCTGGTCCGTGCGATGGCCACGGCGCAGCCGCACGAGACGGTGGCCGGCGCGCCCGCGTGGCTGCTGAGCGGGCTCAGGCGCGAGCCGTCGCTGCGGGAGTCGCCGGTGCCGTTCGTCGGCCGTCACCAGGAGCTGCACCAGCTCAGGCAGGCCCTGCACGAGGTGGTCGCGCGGCGGGACTGCCGCCTGGTGACCGTGCTCGGCCCGCCGGGCATCGGCAAGTCCAGGCTGACCGCCCGCCTGCTGGAGGAGGACACGGTCTCGGTCGTGATCGTGCGCTGTGCCTCGTACGGCACCGGGGCGGAGCTCGCGCAGCTCGTCAAGCAGGTGCCGGTGAGCAGCGCGGAAGAGCGCGGGCCGGTGAGCGGTGAGGAGGAGCGCCGGCCGGTGGGCGGCGGCGAGGAGGAGCGCGTCCGGCGGATCCTGACCTCGGCGGGGCAGCCCTCGCAGGCCGACGAGACGTTCTGGGCCGTACGCAGGCTCCTCGAACGCGCCGCCGCCCACCGCCCGCTGATCGTCGTGGTCGACGACGCCCATCACGCGCCCCCCGAGCTGCTCGACCTGCTCGACTACCTGGTCGCCTGCTCCACGGGCGCGCCCCTGCTGCTGCTGTGCCTGTCCCGCGAGCGGCGCGGGTCGTGGCCGGAGTCCGTGGTGCTCGGGCCGCTGGCGGAGCCGGAGGCGTACAAGCTGGCGGAGAACGCGGCGGCCGGCGCGCTCGACCAGCGCGCGGTCGAGGCGGTCGTGCGGGTGGCGGAGGGGAACCCGTTCTTCCTGGAGCAGCTCGTCGCGGCCAGGGAGGAGACCGGCACGGACGCGCTGCCCATGACCGTCCAGGCGGTGCTCGCAGCGCGCATCGACCACCTCGGCCCGGCGGAGCGCACCGTGCTCCAGTACGCCTCCGTCGAGGGCGCCACCTTCCACTGGGGCGCGGTCGCCGCGCTCGTGCGGGACGGCGCCCGCGCCGCGCTCATGTCCCTGGTCCGCAAGAACCTGGTCATGGCCGACCCGCCGCAGTTCGCCGACGAGGACGCGTTCCGCTTCGCCCACGCCCTCATCGGCGAGGTCGCCTACGACAGCCTGCCCAAACGCACCCGCGCCGACCTGCACGAGCGGATCGCGGGCTGGCTGACCGGCAAGCCGGGCGCGCAGCCCGCGGCGATCGGCCACCACCTGGAGGCGTGCGTGCGCCTGCGCGGCGAGCTGGGCCTGTCCGGCGAGCGGGAGCGCACGCTGGCCCGCGAGGCCGCCGCGCACCTGGCCGCCGCCGCGCCCGCCGCGTTGCTGCGCGGGGACGTGACGGCGGGCGCCCTGCTGTGGCGGCGCGCGGTCACGCTCATGCCGCCCGACGATCCGGAGCGGGCCGCGCTGCTGCCCAGGCTGGGGGCGGCGCTGTACGAGGCGGGCCGGTTCGAGCAGGCCAACGAGGTGCTCGGCGAGGCGATCGCGCTCGGCGAGCCCCGGGTGGCGGCGCTGGCCGAGGTGGAGCGGGAGCGCGTCCGGCTGCAGGCGGGTACCGGCTGGTCGCTGGCCGACGCGCGGCGGGTGGCCGACCGGGCGCTGCGCGCGCTGCGCGGCGACGACCGCGGCCTGTGCAGGGCGTGGTGCCTGCGTGCCTCCATCGACTGGACCGAGGGGCGGGCCGCCGCGGCGGACGAGTCCTGGCGGCACGCGGAACGGCACGCCGCGCTCGCGGGCGACGACCGCGAGCTGTACGAGATCCTCGGCTGGCGGGCGTCGGCGGCGGCGTTCGGCCCCATGCCGGTGGACCCGGCGCTCGCCCTGTGCGAGCGCAGCCGCGCCAGGGTGGCGGACAGCCCGGCGGCGATGGCCGTGATCCTGCACCCGGTCGGCCTGCTGCTGGCGATGCGCGGCGAGTTCGCCCAGGCCAGGGAGAGCCTGCGTGAGGCCGACGAGATCCTCGGCGAGCTGGGCCGGCTGCAGTCGGCCGTCTCCCACCACGAGGCCATGATCGAGCTGCTGGCGGGCCGGCCGGCGGAGGCCGAGTCGCTGCTGCGGGCCGGCTACGAGCGGCTGTCGGAGCTGGGCGAGCGCACGCTGCTCGCGACCACGGCGGCGATGCTCGCCCGCGCCCTGCACCTGCGGGGCCGCGACGAGGAGGCCGAGCACGCCTGCCGGGTCAGCGCCCGCAACGCCGGCGAGGAGGACCTGCCCACCCAGGTCATGTGGCGCGGCGTCCAGGCGGGCATCCTCGCCGCCAGGGGCGCCGCCGGGGCGGTGGACCTGGCCCGCGAGGCCGTACGGCTGGCCCAGCGCACGGACCTGTCGCCGATCATCGCGGACGCCCTGTTCGATCTCGCAGTGGTCCTGTACGCCTCGGGCGCGCACGAGCAGGCTTGTACCGAGGCCCGCAGGAGCAGGGCCCTGCACGAGCGCAAGGGGAACGCCGTGTCGGCAGAGCACGTGCGCGCCTGGCTCGAGGCACGATCACCAAGCGAATGAGAGCCATCCCATGTCCCTGTCCCAAATAGTCGAGGTCCTGGTCTCCGAGGAGGAGGTGACGGTCGTCGGCAGGCACACGCCGTCGCCCGAGCACGAGGGCAGCCCGGCGCACTACTACTACGTGCTCAGCAAGGACGGCGCCGCCCTCGTCCGCGGCAGCGCCGAAGTGGTCCTGCCGGTCAGCGTCCCCCCGGACCCCGCCCCCGAGACCTCCTGGACCGCCCCTCCGCGGCCCCGCCCGCAGGAGCTCAAGGAGGGCATGACCGTGCTCGCCACCGCGCTCGGCGTCATCGAGACCACGGACCCGCCCGGCTTCCACACCCTCCTGTGGAGCCAGGAACTCCCGGTCACCGTCATGGAGGACTGACGGGGCCGCCCGAGAGGTGAGTAATGCCCTACTCATGTGCCGGCGAGGGGAGGCAGGCGAGCCTGGTCGCTCGACCCGACGAGGGGAGCGGATGTGCGAACGCGGCTGGCTCGGCTGCTGACCGTCGTGTTATTGGCGGTGGCGGGCATGGCGTACGGAGGCGCGGTCCCGGCGCAGGCGGAGGCGGTGGAGGTCACCGTCAGCCTGTACCGGGTGCAGGAGCTGTCGTGCAACGAGGGCGACTTCGAGGCATGCGGCAACGACTACTACCCGAAGTTCAAGATCGGCGACAACGAGCTGTACGACGGCAAGGACGACTTCTGCTGCGCCCACGGCTCGGACTTCACCACCAACTGGGTGCACAAGGCCACGGTGGACACCAGCAGGAACCCGGTCGACATCCGGCTGGAGCTGTGGGACCAGGACGACCTGAGCGACGACGACGTCATCCACTGGGTCAGGACGGGTGACTACCTGGATCTCAAGTTCGACCTGTTCACCTGCGTCTTCACCGGCGGCGGCCTGACCGTCCAGCAGGGCGCGAACCTGCCGACGCTCGCGGGGGAGAGCGAGACGACCGGCGCGGACACGGCCAGGGGCTACTTCACGATCAGCACGCCCGACTGCGTCAGGAAGGTCAACGAGACCGACAGCGACGGCGACGGCATCATGAACGGCTGGGAGACGCCCAAGGGCGGCCTCGACGTCAACACGGACGGCAGGATCGACCTGGCGCTGGGCCAGGCGCCGTTCAACGCGCTGCCGTACCGCAAGGACCTGTTCGTCGAGGCGGACTTCATGCAGGGGTTCAGGCCGGTGGACGGCGCGCTGCAGGACGTGATCGACGCGTTCGCCGCCGCGCCCGTGGACCCGTTCCCCGAGCCCACGTCGCAGACCTTCCGCGGCGTCAAGCTGCACGCGGCGGTGGACGAGCAGGTGCCGCACGTGGCGGGGATCAACTTCAGGAGCGAGCCCGCCGGGGACCGCAACGACTTCTACGACTTCAAGCGCGGCAACCCGCGCGGCCCGTGCACGGGCTTCTTCGGCACCGCCGCCGACCGCGCGGACGCCAACTGCGAGCACATACTGAACGCCAGGCGCCAGGTCTTCCGTTACGCCCTGTTCGCCGACACCTTCGCGGAGAACACCAGCTCCTCGGGCAGCGCCGAGTGGGCCGCCGCCGGGCCGCAGGGCGGCAACGACTTCATCGTCACGATGGGCGCGCTGAGCGACACGACGTTCGAGCGGGCGGGCGGCAGGCGGGCCACCGAGGCCGCGACGTTCATGCACGAGCTGGGCCACACGCTGAGCCTGGGCCACGGCGGCGACGACGCCACCAACTGCAAGCCCAACTACCTCAGCGTGATGAACTACAACCTCCAGTTCCCGATCAGGGACTCCGCGCGCCCGCTCGACTACTCCAGCGCGCACGAGGGCACCGCGCTGACCACCCCGCTCGACGAGGCCCACCTCAACGAGAACAGGGGCGTGTACGGCAACCCGCGCCCCGAGCGCAACATCGTCTTCGGCCGCGGGGGCAAGCTGGAGGTGGCGCCCGCCACGGACGGCCGCATCGACTGGAACGGCATGAACGGCGACAAGGAGCCCGACGTCGCCGCCGACATCAACGACATCGACTCCATCAGGGCCTGCCGGGACGCCAGCCCCAACGAGGTGCTCGACGGCTTCGACGACTGGGCGAACATCCAGTACAACCCCCGGCTCTTCACCGGCAGCTTCGCCGACGGCACCGGCCGGGAGACCGTGGAGGAGATGACCGAGCAGACGGTCCTGGAGATGAGCCAGAAGGCCGACCTCAAAGTCACCAAGTCGGCCGACAAGCAGGAGGCCGCCGGCGGCGACACCGTGAGCTACACGGTGCCCGTGACCAACCTGGGCCCCGGCGCCGCCAAGGAGGTCTCGCTCACCGACACGCTGCCGGACGGGACCGAGGTGCGGCGCCCGGTGCCCGACCTGGCGAGCGGCGCGACGGACACGCAGACGTTCGGCTACGAGGTGCCGTGCGACACGGCGGACGGCACGGTGCTCACCAACACCGTCGCCGTGACGGGCAAGGACGCCGACGGCGTGGTGGACCCGTACACCAGCGACAACACCGCGAAGGCGACCACCACGGTCCGCGCGCCCGTGCTCACGGCCGGTCTGACGGCCACGGCGTCGGTGAACGCCGGTGAGGCGATCACGTACACGATCGGGTACGCCAACACCGGCGGCGGCCCCGCCTCCGCCGTCACCATCACCGCCACGCTCCCGGCGGGCGTCTACTACAGCCAGGCGCTCGACCAGGGCGCCGGCCCCAAGCCCGGCACGGTCACGCGGAACGCCGACGGCACCACGACGCTGACCTGGAGCGCCGGCGACCTGCCCGCCAGGTCGGGGGAGCGCAGCATCGTCCTGACCGCGCGGCCGACGCTGCTGGCCACGGCGGGCACGGCGTACGCGGCGAGCGTGTCGGCCGGTTTCAAGAACGCCGGCCAGGCGTGCACGTTCGAGCCGGTCAGCGCCACGGCCCGCACGACGGTCACCGAGGTCAGGCCCACCAGGAACCCGGTGCTGCCGGCGGTGTGGGCGCTGCGGCCCGACCTGCGCACGGCCGAGGTGCTGGCCCGCGTCCAGGCGACCGACACCCGCTTCGACGGGGCCGACGACTCGGCTCCCGACGGGGCGCTGTCGCAGCGCGAGGCGTCGGCCACGCTGACCCTGCCGGTGCTCCAGCCGCGCACGCTGCGGGCGGAGCTGCTGGCGGCGACGCTCAACCTGGGCACCCGCCGGATCAACGCGGCCACCGCCGTGGACACGCTCACCACCCGCGCGCTGGGGCTGAGCACGGTGGGCGACGCGGTCCGCTACGCCCAGGCGACCCTGGCCGAGCCGCCGACGGCGGCGAACCTGGTCCGCTACACGAAGACCACCCTGGTCCTCACCGAGATCAACTCGGGCCTGGCGGAACGTTGGTGATCCCCTGAACCCTGAGCGCCGCCGCGGCCACGGCGGCGCTCAGGCGCGCGCTCCAGGGCGGCCGGCGCTCAGGTGTGGGTTCCGCGTTCGGCGTAGCTGAGGACGTGCTCGCGCAGCAGGACGCCCACGCGCGGGTCGTCCCGCTCGAACGCCGCCAGCAGCGGCTCGTGGTCGGCGGCGTTCTCCAGGGCGTGCGTCCTGAGCAGCCGGATCGACAGGTGGGTCCACACCTCGATGCCGAGCGACTCCCACACCGACAGCAGCACCTCGTTCCCCGCGCCCCTGACGATCTCACGGTGGAACGCCACGCCGTGACGCACCTGCTCGGACACCGACGCGGCCTCGTGCAGACGCTCCAGGTGCGCGCGCAGGGCCGCCACGGGCGGGCGGCGCAGCCGTACGGCGGTCTCCTCCAGGCCGGCCCGCACCACGTAGACCTCACGCAGATCGGCCTGGGTCAGCTCGCGCACCCGCGCCCCCTTGTTGGGCGCGAACTCGATCAGGCGCAGCGCCGCCAGCTCGCGCAGCGCCTCGCGGACGGGAGCCTGGCTGACCCCGGCCTCGGCCGCCACCTGCCGCTCCACGATCCGGTCGCCCGGCCCCCATCGGCCGCCGATCAGGCCGTCGAGCAGGGTCTGGCGGATCTGGTCACTGAGCGGCGTACGCACGACGGGTTGCACAACTCACAGACTACAGAACATCGGATGATCGATCATAGGGTGTTTAATGGAGTCATGGAGAAAGACCTGGACCCGCAGGAGACCGCCGAGTGGCTGGAGTCGCTGGAGGCGGTGCGGCGGGCGGCCGGCCCAGAACGGGCCGACTTCCTGTTGAGCAGGCTTGCCATGAGCAGCCGCCCCATCAACACGATCCCCACGGCCGAGGAGCCCGCCTACCCCGGTGACCTGGCCCTGGAGGAGCGCATCTCGGCGTACGACCGCTGGAACGCGGCCGTGATGATCACCCGGGCCA
The nucleotide sequence above comes from Nonomuraea gerenzanensis. Encoded proteins:
- a CDS encoding MBL fold metallo-hydrolase, producing the protein MMSGIDDAVLHEIVPGVYAWVQPDWTWWVNNAGAVTGSGGTVVIDTCASERRTRRFLMQLATRTRGAPVRVAVNTHAHGDHTHGNSLLPADTVVVGHESTREGILADIVIDGAPPFWEPVPDWGNLSRRPPTVTFRSEMTLHTGDRRVELRHPGFVAHSAGDVVAWLPEERVLFAGDLLFNGVTPLTVSGSLEGSLRALDWLAAFAPELVVPGHGPLVDARALPYVLAEQERYFRFVQKEAARGLTPLAAARQADLGEFADWGDRERLVLNLHRAATEGEVDLVAAAADAIAYHGGPLRTTV
- a CDS encoding BTAD domain-containing putative transcriptional regulator produces the protein MELRILGPLEALADGTALDLGAAKQQVILGVLLLHPNRVVSAGRLVDEVWGEAPPPSAAKVVQGYVSGLRRVLGGDAIVTRGRGYLAVVPPGALDAERFERLAREGREADPAAAAGLFRQALSLWRGEALAGLAFRSSAAGEVERLTEQRIGVTEELMEAELALGGGAALVPGLRELVAAHPYRERPRAQLMLALYRSGRQAEALAVYRDTRRLLAAELGLEPGPELRRMERLVLEQAEELAPERPSERGHPSVSGLVSRETGAPESPPGTRRLVTVLAATAASTAALDPELLHHVLDTHARTCADVVTRHGGSVQRPPGRPMAGVFGLREVREDDAPRAVRAAVELRDALQEWQADVRRDHGVTLPVRLGVESGEAYVPDGSPATGHVFDAASLLQQAAPDGGILLGDRTRALVRAMATAQPHETVAGAPAWLLSGLRREPSLRESPVPFVGRHQELHQLRQALHEVVARRDCRLVTVLGPPGIGKSRLTARLLEEDTVSVVIVRCASYGTGAELAQLVKQVPVSSAEERGPVSGEEERRPVGGGEEERVRRILTSAGQPSQADETFWAVRRLLERAAAHRPLIVVVDDAHHAPPELLDLLDYLVACSTGAPLLLLCLSRERRGSWPESVVLGPLAEPEAYKLAENAAAGALDQRAVEAVVRVAEGNPFFLEQLVAAREETGTDALPMTVQAVLAARIDHLGPAERTVLQYASVEGATFHWGAVAALVRDGARAALMSLVRKNLVMADPPQFADEDAFRFAHALIGEVAYDSLPKRTRADLHERIAGWLTGKPGAQPAAIGHHLEACVRLRGELGLSGERERTLAREAAAHLAAAAPAALLRGDVTAGALLWRRAVTLMPPDDPERAALLPRLGAALYEAGRFEQANEVLGEAIALGEPRVAALAEVERERVRLQAGTGWSLADARRVADRALRALRGDDRGLCRAWCLRASIDWTEGRAAAADESWRHAERHAALAGDDRELYEILGWRASAAAFGPMPVDPALALCERSRARVADSPAAMAVILHPVGLLLAMRGEFAQARESLREADEILGELGRLQSAVSHHEAMIELLAGRPAEAESLLRAGYERLSELGERTLLATTAAMLARALHLRGRDEEAEHACRVSARNAGEEDLPTQVMWRGVQAGILAARGAAGAVDLAREAVRLAQRTDLSPIIADALFDLAVVLYASGAHEQACTEARRSRALHERKGNAVSAEHVRAWLEARSPSE
- a CDS encoding DUF7507 domain-containing protein, with product MRTRLARLLTVVLLAVAGMAYGGAVPAQAEAVEVTVSLYRVQELSCNEGDFEACGNDYYPKFKIGDNELYDGKDDFCCAHGSDFTTNWVHKATVDTSRNPVDIRLELWDQDDLSDDDVIHWVRTGDYLDLKFDLFTCVFTGGGLTVQQGANLPTLAGESETTGADTARGYFTISTPDCVRKVNETDSDGDGIMNGWETPKGGLDVNTDGRIDLALGQAPFNALPYRKDLFVEADFMQGFRPVDGALQDVIDAFAAAPVDPFPEPTSQTFRGVKLHAAVDEQVPHVAGINFRSEPAGDRNDFYDFKRGNPRGPCTGFFGTAADRADANCEHILNARRQVFRYALFADTFAENTSSSGSAEWAAAGPQGGNDFIVTMGALSDTTFERAGGRRATEAATFMHELGHTLSLGHGGDDATNCKPNYLSVMNYNLQFPIRDSARPLDYSSAHEGTALTTPLDEAHLNENRGVYGNPRPERNIVFGRGGKLEVAPATDGRIDWNGMNGDKEPDVAADINDIDSIRACRDASPNEVLDGFDDWANIQYNPRLFTGSFADGTGRETVEEMTEQTVLEMSQKADLKVTKSADKQEAAGGDTVSYTVPVTNLGPGAAKEVSLTDTLPDGTEVRRPVPDLASGATDTQTFGYEVPCDTADGTVLTNTVAVTGKDADGVVDPYTSDNTAKATTTVRAPVLTAGLTATASVNAGEAITYTIGYANTGGGPASAVTITATLPAGVYYSQALDQGAGPKPGTVTRNADGTTTLTWSAGDLPARSGERSIVLTARPTLLATAGTAYAASVSAGFKNAGQACTFEPVSATARTTVTEVRPTRNPVLPAVWALRPDLRTAEVLARVQATDTRFDGADDSAPDGALSQREASATLTLPVLQPRTLRAELLAATLNLGTRRINAATAVDTLTTRALGLSTVGDAVRYAQATLAEPPTAANLVRYTKTTLVLTEINSGLAERW
- a CDS encoding GntR family transcriptional regulator; the protein is MQPVVRTPLSDQIRQTLLDGLIGGRWGPGDRIVERQVAAEAGVSQAPVREALRELAALRLIEFAPNKGARVRELTQADLREVYVVRAGLEETAVRLRRPPVAALRAHLERLHEAASVSEQVRHGVAFHREIVRGAGNEVLLSVWESLGIEVWTHLSIRLLRTHALENAADHEPLLAAFERDDPRVGVLLREHVLSYAERGTHT